Proteins from a single region of Verrucosispora sp. NA02020:
- a CDS encoding TetR family transcriptional regulator: protein MARRSGRRPGNPATRDAILAAARTAFAERGFDAATIRAVAAAAEVDPALVHHYFGSKEQLFLAAVQAPVDPRELLPAVLDGDRDGIGERLVRTFVAMWDSPAGAAGVALLRSAVGNEWTARLVREFLTTQVLRRILDHLDVDPAHRPLRGGLVASQLIGLALMRHVVRLEPVASAEPETLVATVGPTVQRYLTGELVG, encoded by the coding sequence ATGGCACGGCGCAGCGGACGGCGACCCGGCAACCCGGCAACCCGGGACGCCATCCTGGCGGCGGCCCGCACCGCCTTCGCGGAACGGGGTTTCGACGCCGCCACCATCCGGGCCGTCGCCGCCGCCGCCGAGGTCGATCCGGCGCTGGTGCACCACTACTTCGGCAGCAAGGAGCAACTGTTCCTGGCCGCCGTGCAGGCGCCGGTCGACCCTCGGGAACTGTTGCCGGCGGTGCTCGACGGCGACCGCGACGGGATCGGGGAACGACTGGTCCGGACGTTCGTCGCGATGTGGGACTCCCCGGCCGGCGCCGCCGGGGTGGCCCTGCTGCGCTCCGCGGTCGGCAACGAGTGGACCGCCCGGCTGGTCCGGGAGTTCCTGACCACCCAGGTGCTGCGCCGGATCCTCGACCACCTCGACGTCGACCCGGCCCACCGGCCGTTGCGCGGCGGGCTGGTGGCGAGCCAGTTGATCGGGCTCGCGCTCATGCGGCACGTGGTCCGGCTGGAGCCGGTCGCCTCCGCCGAGCCGGAGACCCTGGTCGCCACCGTCGGGCCGACCGTGCAGCGTTACCTCACCGGCGAACTCGTCGGCTGA
- a CDS encoding DUF2470 domain-containing protein: MRPSPAEIVRTLVAGRLAGLVHVACRPGLHHVRHVTDRDGRVLLLVPVVSDLTAAVRTTGPDRPLAVALDVLDLPPAAGAPSLGRALVSGWVRQLTGAEERAAALDFAEVDATGDLLDVGTRFRLCRFEVEQAQWDRAGTRRRIDPMAYAEAEPDPLHPVEAVLLADLADRYADRLTAYLCRRLGLAGVDGAPRVERIDRYGMLVSFGYTGARHRTRLAFTRPVAGHDELPRLFDEMLHPAAGG; this comes from the coding sequence ATGCGGCCGAGCCCTGCCGAGATCGTCCGTACCCTCGTCGCGGGCCGGTTGGCCGGTCTCGTCCACGTGGCCTGCCGGCCCGGTCTGCACCACGTCCGTCACGTCACCGACCGCGACGGCCGGGTGCTGCTGCTGGTGCCGGTGGTCAGCGACCTCACCGCCGCCGTGCGGACCACCGGTCCGGACCGCCCGCTGGCCGTGGCGCTGGACGTGCTGGACCTGCCGCCCGCCGCGGGCGCGCCGTCGCTGGGCCGCGCGCTGGTCTCCGGCTGGGTGCGCCAGTTGACCGGCGCCGAGGAACGTGCCGCCGCGCTGGACTTCGCCGAGGTGGACGCCACCGGGGACCTGCTCGACGTCGGCACCCGGTTCCGGTTGTGCCGGTTCGAGGTGGAGCAGGCCCAGTGGGACCGCGCCGGCACGCGTCGCCGGATCGACCCGATGGCGTACGCGGAGGCGGAGCCGGACCCGCTGCACCCGGTCGAGGCGGTGCTGCTGGCCGACCTCGCCGACCGGTACGCCGACCGGCTGACCGCCTACCTGTGCCGCCGGCTGGGGCTGGCCGGTGTCGACGGGGCGCCCCGGGTGGAGCGGATCGACAGGTACGGCATGCTGGTCTCGTTCGGGTACACCGGCGCCCGGCACCGGACCCGGCTCGCCTTCACGCGCCCGGTGGCCGGGCACGACGAACTGCCCCGGCTGTTCGACGAGATGCTGCACCCGGCGGCCGGCGGCTGA
- a CDS encoding ABC transporter ATP-binding protein, producing MSASVTTDVPEPAESTWRTLRRGLALSPELRVGLAGTLGLALVYMVGRVAVPVAVQQGIDRGIADGLDLNALFVVVAVTAAVLVVTTACGYLMMRRLFTVSETALAGVRVRAFRHVHDLSMLHQQSERRGSLVSRVTSDVDQITQFLQWGGVILLVNLGQLAVTTVVMLAYSWQLTLVVYAAFVPAVLVIRLLQRRLAAAYGVVRQRTGTLLAAVGESVVGAPVIRAYGIAGRTARRLDEAIDSQQQAQRKAIRISILGSSVGELAAGVALAGVVVLGVVLGADQTLSIGAITAFLFLVTLFIQPVQIATEVLNEAQNAIAGWRRVLDVLDVSPDVADPGPQGRELPAGPLDIRFAQVRYAYPDGPTVLHDVSVEIPAKSRVAVVGETGSGKTTFAKLLTRLMDPTAGAVLLSGVALTDVRFDSLRSRVVMVPQDGFLFDASVADNVRFGRPALTDEQLTTAFSDLGLADWLDGLPAGLATRVGERGEALSVGERQLVALARAYVADPDLLVLDEATSAVDPATEVRLQRTLDAVTRGRTTLAIAHRLSTAQGADEVIVVDRGRIVQRGPHEELIRDPDSVYGLLYASWLEQTR from the coding sequence GTGAGCGCGAGTGTGACGACGGACGTGCCGGAGCCGGCGGAGTCGACCTGGCGGACGCTGCGCCGGGGGTTGGCGCTGTCGCCGGAGTTGCGGGTCGGTCTGGCCGGGACCCTCGGTCTGGCGCTGGTCTACATGGTCGGCCGGGTGGCCGTGCCGGTGGCGGTGCAGCAGGGCATCGACCGGGGCATCGCCGACGGACTCGACCTGAACGCGTTGTTCGTCGTCGTGGCGGTCACGGCCGCCGTGCTGGTGGTGACCACCGCCTGCGGTTACCTGATGATGCGGCGGCTGTTCACGGTCAGTGAGACGGCGTTGGCCGGGGTCCGGGTGCGGGCGTTCCGGCACGTGCACGACCTGTCGATGCTGCACCAGCAGTCCGAGCGGCGGGGATCGCTGGTCTCCCGGGTCACCAGCGACGTCGACCAGATCACCCAGTTCCTCCAGTGGGGCGGCGTGATCCTGCTGGTGAACCTGGGTCAGTTGGCGGTGACGACGGTGGTGATGCTGGCGTACTCGTGGCAACTGACCCTGGTGGTCTACGCGGCGTTCGTGCCGGCGGTGCTGGTGATCCGGCTGCTCCAGCGTCGGCTCGCCGCCGCGTACGGGGTGGTGCGGCAGCGGACCGGCACGTTGCTGGCGGCGGTCGGTGAGAGCGTGGTCGGCGCGCCGGTGATCCGGGCGTACGGCATCGCCGGTCGGACGGCGCGGCGGCTGGACGAGGCGATCGACAGCCAGCAGCAGGCGCAGCGCAAGGCGATCCGGATCAGCATCCTCGGCAGTTCGGTGGGGGAACTGGCGGCCGGGGTGGCGCTGGCCGGGGTGGTGGTGCTCGGCGTGGTCCTCGGCGCCGACCAGACGTTGAGCATCGGTGCGATCACCGCGTTCCTGTTCCTGGTGACGCTCTTCATCCAGCCGGTGCAGATCGCCACGGAGGTGCTCAACGAGGCGCAGAACGCGATCGCCGGGTGGCGGCGGGTGCTGGACGTGCTGGACGTCTCGCCGGACGTGGCCGACCCGGGTCCGCAGGGGCGGGAGCTGCCCGCCGGGCCGCTGGACATCCGCTTCGCGCAGGTGCGGTACGCCTATCCGGACGGGCCGACGGTGTTGCACGACGTGAGCGTGGAGATCCCGGCGAAGAGCCGGGTCGCGGTGGTGGGCGAGACGGGCAGTGGCAAGACCACCTTCGCCAAGCTGCTCACCCGGTTGATGGACCCGACGGCGGGCGCGGTGCTGCTGTCCGGGGTGGCGTTGACCGACGTGCGTTTCGACTCGTTGCGGTCCCGGGTGGTGATGGTGCCGCAGGACGGCTTCCTGTTCGACGCGTCGGTGGCGGACAACGTGCGGTTCGGCCGTCCCGCGTTGACCGACGAGCAGCTCACCACGGCCTTCAGTGATCTGGGGCTGGCCGACTGGCTGGACGGGTTGCCGGCCGGGCTGGCGACCCGGGTGGGGGAGCGCGGTGAGGCGTTGAGCGTGGGGGAGCGGCAGTTGGTGGCGCTGGCCCGGGCGTACGTGGCCGATCCGGATCTGCTGGTGCTGGACGAGGCGACCAGCGCGGTCGACCCGGCCACCGAGGTGCGCCTGCAACGGACCCTGGACGCGGTGACCCGGGGGCGGACCACGTTGGCGATCGCGCACCGGCTCTCCACCGCGCAGGGCGCCGACGAGGTGATCGTGGTGGACCGGGGTCGGATCGTGCAGCGCGGGCCGCACGAGGAGCTGATCCGGGACCCGGACTCGGTCTACGGCCTGCTCTACGCCTCGTGGCTGGAGCAGACGCGGTAG
- a CDS encoding ABC transporter ATP-binding protein, protein MASGTSREVLGRGLAVLGRAIREQPRIFAVAVSGSVLFGVMVVGSAFVIGAVVGDVVVPAIERGAVGVGGLALAAAALLGISVLRVVGIFGRRLGAGYMQYRLQADYRRRVTRRYLELPLAWHHRNATGTLLSNANSDVEAAWHPIAPLPFAVGTLVMLVGAVASLFFTDWALALVGLAVFPALFALNVAYSRRMAPRQARAQRLRAEVSEIAHESFDGALVVKTMGREAQETDRFAARAGQLRDALISVGRLRGVFDPMLETLPSLGTLAVLVVGAYRLQQGAISVAELVSVAFLFTVLAFPVRAIGWVLAELPRSVAGWDRVRRVLDATGEMPYGDTRLDPRAEAPATLSFADVTFSYEPAEAHLPGTEVLGEVTFTVPAGKTVALVGPTGSGKSTVASLAVRLVDPRAGSVRLDDVDVRELAADSLAGTVALVAQVPFVFDDTVRANVSLDRAGVDDEDVWAALRLAEADGFVAALPDGLDTRVGERGTSLSGGQRQRLTLARALAGRPRLLVLDDATSAVDPRVEAAILAGLRSSAAGGPGASILVVAYRRATIALADEVIYLEQGRVVARGTHATLLATVPGYANLVTAYEQAEVDHERQPTYDEVTPMTSGLEVDR, encoded by the coding sequence GTGGCGAGCGGGACTAGTCGGGAGGTGCTCGGTCGCGGGCTGGCCGTCCTGGGGCGGGCCATCCGGGAACAGCCGAGGATCTTCGCGGTGGCGGTCAGCGGCAGTGTGCTGTTCGGCGTGATGGTGGTGGGCAGCGCGTTCGTGATCGGCGCGGTGGTGGGCGACGTGGTGGTGCCGGCCATCGAGCGCGGTGCGGTCGGCGTCGGCGGGCTGGCCCTGGCCGCCGCCGCGCTGCTCGGGATCAGCGTGCTGCGGGTGGTCGGCATCTTCGGCCGGCGGCTCGGCGCGGGATACATGCAGTACCGCCTCCAGGCCGACTACCGCCGCCGGGTCACCCGCCGATATCTGGAACTGCCGCTGGCCTGGCACCACCGCAACGCCACCGGCACCCTGCTGTCCAACGCGAACTCCGACGTCGAGGCCGCCTGGCACCCGATCGCGCCGCTGCCGTTCGCGGTCGGCACGCTGGTGATGCTGGTCGGCGCCGTGGCGTCGCTGTTCTTCACCGACTGGGCGCTGGCCCTGGTCGGGCTGGCCGTGTTCCCGGCGCTGTTCGCGCTCAACGTGGCCTACTCCCGCCGGATGGCACCGCGTCAGGCCCGTGCGCAGCGGCTGCGTGCCGAGGTCAGCGAGATCGCGCACGAGAGCTTCGACGGCGCGCTGGTGGTCAAGACGATGGGTCGGGAGGCCCAGGAGACCGACCGGTTCGCGGCCCGCGCCGGCCAACTCCGCGACGCGCTGATCTCGGTCGGTCGGCTGCGCGGCGTCTTCGACCCGATGCTGGAGACGTTGCCCAGCCTCGGCACGCTCGCCGTGCTGGTGGTCGGCGCGTACCGGTTGCAGCAGGGTGCCATCTCGGTCGCCGAGCTGGTCAGCGTCGCCTTCCTCTTCACCGTGCTGGCCTTCCCGGTGCGGGCCATCGGCTGGGTGCTCGCCGAACTGCCGCGCAGCGTGGCCGGGTGGGACCGGGTCCGCCGGGTGCTCGACGCCACCGGCGAGATGCCGTACGGCGACACCCGGCTGGACCCGCGCGCGGAGGCGCCCGCCACGCTCTCCTTCGCCGACGTCACCTTCTCCTACGAACCCGCCGAGGCGCACCTGCCCGGCACCGAGGTGCTCGGCGAGGTCACCTTCACCGTGCCGGCCGGCAAGACCGTGGCCCTGGTCGGGCCGACCGGCTCCGGCAAGTCCACGGTGGCGTCGCTGGCGGTGCGGTTGGTCGACCCCCGCGCCGGGTCCGTACGCCTCGACGACGTGGACGTACGCGAGCTGGCCGCCGATTCGCTGGCCGGCACCGTGGCACTGGTGGCGCAGGTGCCGTTCGTCTTCGACGACACCGTCCGGGCCAACGTCTCGCTGGACCGGGCGGGCGTCGACGACGAGGACGTCTGGGCCGCGTTGCGGCTGGCCGAGGCCGACGGGTTCGTCGCCGCGCTGCCCGACGGGCTCGACACCAGGGTCGGCGAGCGGGGCACCTCGCTCTCCGGCGGGCAGCGGCAGCGGCTCACCCTGGCCCGTGCCCTGGCCGGGCGTCCCCGCCTGCTGGTGCTCGACGACGCCACCAGCGCGGTCGACCCGCGTGTGGAGGCCGCCATCCTGGCCGGGCTGCGCTCCTCCGCGGCGGGCGGTCCCGGCGCGTCGATCCTGGTGGTGGCGTACCGCCGGGCCACCATCGCCCTCGCCGACGAGGTCATCTATCTGGAGCAGGGCCGGGTCGTCGCGCGGGGCACCCACGCCACGCTGCTGGCCACCGTGCCCGGCTACGCCAACCTGGTCACCGCGTACGAGCAGGCCGAGGTCGACCACGAACGGCAACCGACGTACGACGAGGTCACTCCGATGACCTCCGGCCTGGAGGTGGACCGGTGA
- a CDS encoding TIGR03085 family metal-binding protein: MPRYARSEREALTDLMSTLGPDAPTLNEGWTTRDLAAHLVVRERRPDAAAGILIGPLRDYSERVRREIAALDWADLLDQVRRPPVWSPVSNPLTDELANTMEFFIHHEDVRRAQPEWQPRALPTGLEQSLWRRASTLARMALRRFPARVAVRAPGHGEVTAGQGGEELGLIGAPGELVLFLSGRQQAARVEVEGGAESAHRLRSANLGF, from the coding sequence ATGCCGCGCTACGCCCGGTCGGAGCGCGAGGCGCTCACCGACCTGATGTCGACCCTGGGTCCGGACGCCCCGACGCTCAACGAGGGCTGGACCACCCGTGACCTGGCCGCGCACCTGGTGGTGCGGGAACGGCGGCCGGACGCCGCCGCCGGCATCCTGATCGGGCCGCTGCGCGACTACTCCGAGCGCGTCCGGCGCGAGATCGCCGCACTCGACTGGGCCGACCTGCTGGACCAGGTACGCCGGCCACCGGTGTGGAGCCCGGTGAGCAACCCGCTCACCGACGAGCTGGCCAACACGATGGAGTTCTTCATCCACCACGAGGACGTCCGCCGGGCCCAGCCCGAGTGGCAGCCCCGCGCGTTGCCGACCGGACTGGAGCAGTCGTTGTGGCGGCGCGCCTCCACCCTGGCCCGGATGGCCCTGCGCCGGTTCCCGGCCCGGGTGGCCGTGCGGGCACCCGGGCACGGTGAGGTGACCGCCGGTCAGGGCGGCGAGGAACTGGGGCTGATCGGCGCGCCGGGCGAACTGGTGCTGTTCCTGAGCGGCCGGCAGCAGGCGGCGCGGGTGGAGGTCGAGGGCGGTGCCGAGTCGGCGCACCGGCTCCGCAGCGCCAACCTGGGCTTCTAA
- a CDS encoding terpene synthase, whose protein sequence is MRSFAVSALREPPFSGARHHHTEQVAQESTDWAHHLGLISNGQRLRRADAAGLAGRACPEASLDGLRLLADLISWLFVMDDACDEDGLGSDPTRLAPTVAALLDVLDRQGTSTEATSGTAGPLGLALADLCRRVRAHRRPAVLLHFTAAMRGYLLALLWEAANREHGRVPPVDEYVQMRRHTGGVYPSITLTDLALDGFPPADQRADPDWAELDLLAADLVCWCNDVFSYGKENRDGPDAHNLVTVLTGETGDESAALRAAAERFNAGLSAYLTAENGLLTSHGDAVRPALAARRNWIRATYDWSRAAERYA, encoded by the coding sequence ATGCGAAGCTTTGCGGTCTCGGCCCTGCGGGAGCCCCCGTTCTCCGGCGCCCGGCATCACCACACCGAGCAGGTCGCCCAAGAGAGCACCGACTGGGCGCACCACCTGGGCCTGATCAGTAACGGGCAACGACTACGCCGGGCGGACGCGGCCGGGCTGGCCGGACGAGCCTGCCCGGAGGCGTCGCTGGACGGCCTGCGGCTGCTGGCGGACCTGATCTCCTGGCTGTTCGTGATGGACGACGCCTGCGACGAGGACGGCCTGGGCAGCGACCCGACCCGACTCGCACCGACCGTGGCCGCGCTGCTCGACGTCCTGGACCGCCAGGGCACGTCGACGGAGGCGACGTCCGGCACGGCCGGCCCCCTCGGGCTCGCGCTGGCCGACCTGTGTCGGCGCGTCCGGGCCCACCGGCGCCCGGCGGTGCTGCTGCACTTCACCGCGGCCATGCGGGGCTACCTGCTCGCCCTGTTGTGGGAGGCGGCCAACCGCGAACACGGCCGGGTGCCGCCGGTCGACGAGTACGTCCAGATGCGCCGGCACACCGGTGGCGTCTATCCCAGCATCACGCTGACCGATCTGGCCCTGGACGGTTTCCCGCCGGCCGACCAGCGGGCCGATCCCGACTGGGCCGAGTTGGACCTGCTCGCCGCCGACCTGGTCTGCTGGTGCAACGACGTCTTCTCCTACGGCAAGGAGAACCGGGACGGCCCGGACGCGCACAACCTGGTCACGGTGCTGACCGGGGAGACCGGCGACGAGTCGGCGGCACTACGGGCCGCCGCGGAGCGTTTCAACGCCGGGCTGAGCGCGTACCTGACCGCCGAGAACGGGTTGCTGACCAGCCACGGCGACGCGGTCCGACCGGCACTCGCGGCACGCCGCAACTGGATCCGGGCCACCTACGACTGGTCCCGGGCCGCCGAGCGGTACGCGTAG
- a CDS encoding long-chain fatty acid--CoA ligase, which translates to MALDVPYRSIPDMFLKRVAATPDRHAFAHPGPDNAPVWLTWTQVSARAKAVAAGLHGLGVGQEDPVAILANTRLDWVIADFGIMCASGATTTVYPTTEPQDATYILADSASKVLFAEDPSQAAKIAGADLPALTHVVLFDGEPDPAAAVPQLTLAQLEEQGAQRLAEDPELVDRIVAGIGPEHLATLIYTSGTTGRPKGVELLHGGWCWEGVAQEAVGLLREDDLQYLWLPLSHSFGKTLLCGSTHVGMPTYVDGRVDKLVELLSVVRPTLMCGAPRVFEKVYNKSVTTAQSAGGAKAKIFAWAVGVGKEKVALDQAGKPVPGGLKLKYAVAEKLVFSKLQARLGGRIRVLVSGAAPLSPEIATFFAAANLPISEGYGLTESSAGNFVNPPGAFRIGTVGKAMGDLECRIDSDGEILIKGRPVMRGYHNLPEETAAVFTEDGFFRTGDIGSLDADGYLRITDRKKDLVKTSGGKYIAPSHIEGMFKATCPYTSQAVVIAQARNFCTLLVTLDPDAIAGWAAGTPLQGRPYAEIVSSPEAKAMVEQYVAELNTKLNRWETIKKVTILPRDLTIEDGEITPSLKIKRRGVESNFSTEIDKMYAGTVAEI; encoded by the coding sequence ATGGCTCTCGATGTACCGTACCGTTCCATTCCTGACATGTTCCTCAAGCGCGTGGCGGCTACCCCCGACCGCCACGCTTTCGCCCACCCCGGTCCGGACAACGCGCCGGTCTGGCTGACCTGGACGCAGGTCTCCGCGCGGGCGAAGGCGGTCGCCGCCGGCCTGCACGGCCTGGGCGTCGGCCAGGAGGACCCGGTGGCGATCCTGGCGAACACCCGGCTCGACTGGGTGATCGCCGACTTCGGCATCATGTGCGCCAGCGGCGCGACGACCACGGTCTATCCGACGACCGAGCCGCAGGACGCCACCTACATCCTCGCCGACTCCGCCTCCAAGGTGCTCTTCGCCGAGGACCCGTCCCAGGCGGCCAAGATCGCCGGCGCGGACCTGCCCGCGCTGACCCACGTGGTCCTCTTCGACGGCGAGCCCGACCCGGCGGCGGCGGTGCCCCAACTGACCCTCGCCCAGTTGGAGGAGCAGGGCGCCCAGCGGCTCGCTGAGGACCCCGAGCTGGTCGACCGCATCGTGGCCGGCATCGGGCCCGAGCACCTGGCCACGCTGATCTACACCTCCGGCACCACCGGCCGCCCCAAGGGCGTCGAGCTGCTGCACGGCGGATGGTGCTGGGAGGGCGTGGCGCAGGAGGCGGTCGGCCTGCTGCGCGAGGACGACCTCCAGTACCTCTGGCTGCCGCTGTCGCACTCGTTCGGCAAGACGCTGCTCTGCGGCTCCACCCACGTCGGCATGCCGACGTACGTGGACGGGCGGGTCGACAAGCTCGTCGAACTGCTCTCGGTGGTCCGCCCGACGCTGATGTGCGGCGCGCCCCGGGTCTTCGAGAAGGTCTACAACAAGTCGGTGACCACCGCGCAGAGCGCCGGCGGCGCGAAGGCGAAGATCTTCGCCTGGGCGGTCGGCGTCGGCAAGGAGAAGGTCGCCCTCGACCAGGCCGGCAAGCCGGTGCCGGGTGGGTTGAAGCTCAAGTACGCGGTGGCCGAGAAGCTGGTCTTCAGCAAGCTCCAGGCTCGCCTCGGCGGGCGGATCCGGGTGCTGGTCTCCGGCGCCGCCCCGCTCAGCCCGGAGATCGCCACGTTCTTCGCCGCGGCGAACCTGCCGATCAGCGAGGGGTACGGGCTGACCGAGAGCAGCGCCGGCAACTTCGTCAACCCGCCCGGCGCGTTCCGGATCGGCACGGTCGGCAAGGCCATGGGCGACCTGGAGTGCCGCATCGACAGCGACGGCGAGATCCTGATCAAGGGTCGGCCGGTCATGCGTGGCTACCACAACCTGCCGGAGGAGACCGCCGCCGTCTTCACCGAGGACGGCTTCTTCCGGACCGGTGACATCGGCAGCCTCGACGCCGACGGCTACCTGCGCATCACCGACCGGAAGAAGGACCTGGTCAAGACGTCCGGCGGCAAGTACATCGCGCCGTCGCACATCGAGGGCATGTTCAAGGCCACCTGCCCGTACACCTCGCAGGCGGTGGTCATCGCGCAGGCCCGCAACTTCTGCACGCTGCTGGTCACGCTGGACCCGGACGCCATCGCCGGCTGGGCCGCGGGCACCCCGCTCCAGGGCCGCCCGTACGCCGAGATCGTCTCCTCGCCCGAGGCGAAGGCCATGGTCGAGCAGTACGTGGCCGAGCTCAACACCAAGCTCAACCGCTGGGAGACGATCAAGAAGGTCACCATCCTGCCGCGCGATCTGACCATCGAGGACGGCGAGATCACCCCGTCACTCAAGATCAAGCGGCGGGGCGTGGAGAGCAACTTCTCCACCGAGATCGACAAGATGTACGCGGGCACCGTCGCCGAGATCTGA